TTTCAAAAGAGCAATTATTGAGTATGCCAACACTCTGGTAATAAAAGGAAAGGTTTGTCACTTTAATTGCAGGGGGCATATAACTTTGAAATCCTTTAAACGAATTTTTAATTATCATTAATTTTCAGCAAAATGGCGCGCAATGAGTTCTACATTGCAGAGGTAATCTTCTGCATAGGGATCTAAGATTACAACGCGGGCATTTACTTCATTCGCAATCAATTGCGCGACTTTATTAGGGTATTGCACTTGAGAGAAAACCGTTTTAATATTTTCTTTGCGTGCTCTAGCGATCACTTTGGTCAGCTGTTGCGGGCTAGGGTCTTTCCCTTCAAATTCGATAGGAAGTTGAATCAGTTGGTAGTCTCGAGCAAAATATGCATAAGCAGGGTGCGCGACCATGATCACCGAATTTTTAGAATCTTTTAGAATTTCACGTACCTTAACGTCCAAGGCATCTAGTTCTTCTAAAAATTGCAAAAGATTCTGTTTATAAAATTCTGTGTTTGCAGGGTACTTTTCAATGAGAGCACTTGCGATTGTTTTGGCTTGCTGTTGCGCTTCCTTGGGGCTTAACCAAAAGTGTAAATCTTCACCTGACGCATGGCAGCAACCGTGATGGTGTTCACAATGGGAGGTCGCAGAGATCATTTCCACACCTTGTCGCATATCAACGAGTAAAAGAGAAGGCT
The DNA window shown above is from Parachlamydia acanthamoebae and carries:
- a CDS encoding metal ABC transporter solute-binding protein, Zn/Mn family gives rise to the protein MQIAFISILAFFSLIFSGTPLQAKPTVLVTIAPHKFFAEKIAGDTVDVQLMIPAGADAHTYEPTPRQVMSASTADIWFFIGEAFESRAKNALLTHKPSLLLVDMRQGVEMISATSHCEHHHGCCHASGEDLHFWLSPKEAQQQAKTIASALIEKYPANTEFYKQNLLQFLEELDALDVKVREILKDSKNSVIMVAHPAYAYFARDYQLIQLPIEFEGKDPSPQQLTKVIARARKENIKTVFSQVQYPNKVAQLIANEVNARVVILDPYAEDYLCNVELIARHFAEN